The window CTCTCCACACTCACAGCCTCAGCGCAGAGGCCCCTCATCGGCATCTTCGAGTCCGCCTCCTCAGGCAAAGGCGACAACCAGGGCCAGCCCGGAGTCCGCGTCCTCTTCTACCAATCTGGCCAGCAATGGCGCTCCTACAACGCCGCCTGCCATGACGAAGCCTGCCTCAAAATCATCACTCACCTCTTCCCTGCCGTCACCACCTGGACGCTCGTCAAAGACAACAAACCCATCGCCAAGGTAACCGCGACCATCCCAGCCGCCTTTCACGTCTACTCTGAGATCGGCGTCCAGGCCATCACCAACCCAGGCAGTGTCGCCAACCTCGAACCCCGTCCCAACCCAACCCAGCCCAGCCCGCCCCACACCATCCTTGCAACCACCCTCGCCACCCTCAACGACCCCGACCACTGGCGCCCATCCGCCTTCTTTCCACTCGACCTCACCCACGTCCAACAAGCCTTCCGCAGACTCTACCCCCATCCAAAAAACTGCGCAGCCATCGGCCAAGCCCCCGGATACCATCCCTGGACCTACACCGACGCCGACATCAAACCCGATGCCTCCTACATCTCCGACAGGAACTGGCGCCTCTTCCAGGTCACCCTCGGCGGCTACCTCTGCGACGGCCCACCCGACGCCGCCTTCCTCGACCAGTGGTTCGCCATCTCCCCCACCGGCGAAGTCACTCACATCGGCCGTCTCATGCACTTCGCAGGCGCAGCCGACTTCGCTCACGAAGGCCACTCTGAACTACTCTTCGAGATTCAGGGTGACAACACCGGCGGCTACCGGCTCTTCTACGACAACTTCGCCCACCAGGCCCACGCCGCCGTCACCTACCACTGATCAAACTTGTAAACGACGGCAAAGTGCCCTCTCCACTTTCTTCGACAGCTTTGGATCATCGACTACATCGGCACCCAGCGTCGTAAGCGCTTTCAGAATTTCGGCAGCTTCTGGAGCCTCGAGTCCGGGGAGGACTTTTTGCTTCTTTCCCGCTGCGAGGAAACGAATGCCATAGATACGCGATCCTTTGGCGGACGCAATGACTCCGAACCTTATCCGCGATATGTCCATCAGAGGATATGACCGGGTGATCCAACGGGTATTACCGGCATCAAGCCATGGAACCTTAGATACAGTAAGGGTCGATCGGTCACAGTGGAGAGCTTCGTCGGAAGGATAGGCCGCAAGCAACCATCTCGTACCTACATAGGACATCCAAATTACAAATATCAGGACGAGACTTAGGGGAACTATGAAATCTGCTGAATCGATTGGAGAACTAGAAAGAGAGTGCCACATGTTAGGACGACCGTGTTTGCCGGGCAGCAAAACAAGTACACAAGCTCCAAGAATTATCAGCATCAGAAAAAAAAGCCCTGCGTAGAACCTTCTCTTCGGAGATTCACTCGAAACATCATGTCGAACATCGACAGAGTTTTCTGTAATAACGATGTCAAATTCCTTCTCCGGCATTGGTAGAGTTTACTTGCGACCAAGCGAAGACCTTGTGTATTTCGCAACCCCGCTATCGTGCTGCTTTCTACAAAGCGGCCCGCAACTGCAGACCGCTCCGTAAAAATCGCTTAGCTCGACTTCCCCCCACCCACAACATGCGTCGCATGCGTGATAGCAGCCCCCGCACGCAGAGCCGCCGCAATCAACGCCGTCTCAGCCAGCTCTTCCTGCGTCGCACCGGCAGTCTCTGCGGCAGCACGATGCAGCTCCAGGCAATACGGGCACTGCGTCGTCAACGCCACCGCCACCGCAATCAACTCCTTGTACTTTTTTGGAACGGCACCATCCGCCATCGCCGCTTTATCGAAAGCCCAGAAAGCCTTCATCGCATCCGAAGCTCCATCGCCTAGCGCACCCAACTTTTTCAACTTAGCCATGTCATACATCGCGTCACTCTCCGATCATTGGAAATATCACTCTCTATTCAGAACGCGCCCGCAACACAACTCGGCCCATGAGCTGTGGCTCAACTCCCAGCCAGTTTCGATTCACAGTCCAGCATGGTCAACTGCAGGCCTTTGTTGTACCACTCAATCGCAGTAAGGCAAGCTTTATCAGGATCGAACTGAAGTAACCACGAAAGCCTCGTGTCATCTCCCAAAACATCAGAAAAACGACCGCGTACGGGTGCCCACATCTCGATTTTGAGACGTGAAAACGTACGGGTGGCCCATCCTTCGTAGCTTCATCACAAAGGGTGGGTTATTCGCGCGAAAGCGCGAACCGCCCTCCTCCACTCCGGCATAGCAGCCCACAATCAACCAATCTCCAAAAACCCTGTCAAGCCCCAAAACACCGAAACCCCGCGCCAATCCAGCAGAATCGCGTGGCGTATGAGTTATGCCCACCCTTTTATACTGAATAGAGGCCTTCCAAATGGAAGACGGCACAGCGGATCAGCATCCCCTAGCCGAGACCCAGTCGCCATCCTATTGAAAACAAGTATTTTGCGTGTAACCCCTTTGCATTGAATACTTTGCGAGCGCCCTCTGTCTGTAAATAACTCAAACAGAAAGACTTGCTCCCAAAATACACCCTGTGGGTAGGGGGGTATCCCCTGGTCATGATCCTCTCCTCCAGCCGGCAAACTTCGTCTATCCTTATCAACACTTACCGCGAAACCCTCTATGACCAGCCGTCCACAGATCGTCGGCAGCTCCCCCATCCGCAAAGAAGGAAGAGACAAGGTCCTGGGTCGCGCCCTGTACGTCGACGACATCACCCTCCCCAACATGTGGTTCGGAGCCACCGTCCGCAGCTCCATCCCCCGTGGCCGCATCACCTCCATCGCCTTCGACCCCGCCATCCCGTGGCACGAATACACCATCGTCTCCGCAGCGGATATTCCCGGCGAAAACACCATCGTCCACCTCACAAAAGACCACCCCTGCCTCGCAATCTCCCACGTCAATCACGTTGAAGAGCCCATCCTTCTCCTCGCTCATCCCAACCGGGCCGTACTCCCTGCTGCCGTGGCAGGCGTCCATATCACCTACGAAGAGCTCCCCGCCATCTACACCATCGAAGACTCCGAAAAGAAAGAGCCGATCATCTGGGGCGAAGGCGAACACGCCAACACCTTCAAGACCTACCTGATGCAGAAGGATCAAAAGCCAATCCCCGACGAGGTCTGGGAGACCGCAGACTTCATCGTGGAAGGCGAGTACCGCACCGGAGCCCAGGAGCAGCTCTACATCGAGAACAACGGAGTCATAGCCGAATACTCCGCCGAAACCGGAGTCACCGTCCAAGGTTCCATGCAGTGCCCGTACTACCTCGTTCACGCACTCGAGTTAGTCTTCAATTTCCCAGCCGAAAAGTGTCGCGTCATCCAGACCGAAACCGGGGGAGCCTTCGGTGGCAAGGAGGACTTCCCCTCCGTCATCGGCAGCCACGCCGCTCTCCTCGCGATGAAGTCCGGCCATCCCGTCAAACTCTGCTATGACCGCGCCGAAGACATGGCCGCCACCACCAAGCGTCATCCCTCTCGCACCCGCCACCGCACCGCCGTCAGCAAGGATGGCAAACTCCTCGCCGGCGAGATCGACTTCGCCATCGACGGCGGAGCCTACGCCACCCTCTCACCCGTAGTCCTCTCCCGAGGCACCATCCACGCCCCCGGCCCCTACCACTGGCCCCATCTCACCGTCCGCGCCAAAGCAATGGCGACAAATATTCCGCCGCACGGGGCCTTCCGTGGCTTCGGCGCACCGCAAAGCATCTTCGCCCTCGAGCGCCACATGGACAAGATCGCCAACGTAGTCGGCCTCACTCCAGAAGAGCTCCGCCGCCGCAACTTCCTCGGCACCGGCGATCACACCGCAACCGGACAGCTCCTCAAAGATCCCGTAGACATGCAGCATCTGCTCACCAGAGCCCTCGAAGAGTCTAACTATCACGCCAAACGCAAGCAGTTCGACCGGGAGAACCCAACCAGCACAATCAAACGCGGCATAGGCTTCGCCACCTTCTTCCACGGCGCAGGCTTCACCGGCTCCGGCGAACGCCGTCTCAACTCCCTCGTCGAGATCGAGATCACTCCAGAGGGCCTGCCCCGCCTCCTCGTCTCCTCCACCGAGTTCGGCCAGGGCACCAACACCATCCTCTGCCAGGTCGCCGCCCAAACCCTGCGCCTTCCCTACGACCAGATCCTCATCGCACAACCCGACACGAGCCATGTCCCCAACTCCGGCCCAACCGTCGCCAGCCGCACCGCAATGGTCGTCGGCAAACTGGTCGAGCGCGCCGCTCAGTCCCTCTGCGCCACCCTGGTCTCGAGCGGCCACCTCAACCACGACTACACTCCCAGAGACTTCCGTCGTGCCGCTCTTTACTACCTTGCCGAGCATGGAGCGCTCAAGTCCGAAGCCCGTTACCAATCTCCTGGCGACATCTTCTGGGACGACGATAACTACCGCGGCGAAGCCTATCCCGCCTACGCCTGGGCAGTCTACGTCGCCGAAGTCGCCGTCGATACCACTACGTATGCTGCAAGCGTCACCCACTTCTACGCCCTGCAGGAGGTCGGTAAAGTCCTTCACCCGATCCTCGCCGCCGGCCAGATCGAAGGCGGCGTCGCGCAAGGCATCGGCTACGCCCTCTACGAGAAGTGCCTCTGGCGCAACGGCCACCTCGCCAACAACCAGATGACCAACTACATCATGCCCACCAGCGCCGACGTCCCCCCCATCCACGTCACCTTCGAGGAGATCCCCTCCCCCCACGGCGCCTTCGGTGCAAAAGGCATCGGCGAGCTCCCCATGGACGGCCCCGCACCCGCCATCCTCAACGCCATCGAGCACGCCACCAACATCGCCTTTACCGAAATCCCGCTACTGCCAGAAGACATCTTCGAGCGCATGACAAAAAAATCCGGTGCTGGGACCGAATCTCTGGATGCAACCGCCGCCGGCCCGATATTCAGCGAGGTCACCGCGTGACGACCATCCAACTCACCATTAACGGCCACGAAAGAACCATCGAAGCACCACCAATGAAGCGCCTGCTCGATGTCCTTCGCGAAGATCTTTACCTCACCGGGGCCAAGGAAGGATGTGGCGAAGGCGAGTGCGGATCCTGCTCCGTGCTGATGGACGGGGATCTGGTTAATTCCTGCCTCGTCCCGATCCTGCAAGCGGAAGGCGCGCAGATCACCACCATCGAAGGCATCGCAATCGACGAAAAGCTTCGCTCTATCCAGCAGTGTTTCCTAGAAGAGGGTGGAGCACAGTGCGGCATCTGCACTCCCGGCATGATCCTCGCCACTCATCACATGCTTGAAAAGTATTCGCAACCAAATCTGCTACAAATCCAGGAAGGACTATCCGGCAATCTCTGCCGCTGCACGGGCTACAGCCGGATATTCAACGCTGTTCGGGCCGCTGCTCTCGTCGGAGCCGCTGAATAATGCGCTCCAACGTAACCCAGTACGACCTCATCGCTCCAAAATCTCTCGACGCTGTCCTGCAGATTCTCGCTGATTCGCCAGACCGCTACACTCCGATCGCAGGCGGAACCGAACTTATGGTCGCTCTCGGCGCCGGACGTCTTCAACCTAAAAAACTTATCTCCCTCTGGAATCTCAAGGAGCTTCGCTTCATTGAAGAAACCCCTGACGCCATCATCATCGGTGCTGGAACCACCTTCTCCGACATTCGCAAACATCCCGTGATAACTCGAGAGCTCTCGCTGCTGTCGCAAGCGGCAAGCTGGACCGGTTCTATCGCCAACCAGAACCGTGGCACACTCGGCGGCAACATCGTCAATGCCAGCCCAGCCGCCGACTCTCCGCCCGCACTCCTGGCCTACGATGCAGTTCTGACCCTCGTTTCAGCAGGAGGAACCCGCACGATGCCCTACCGTGACTTTCACCTGTCCTATAAGAAGACCGCGCTCGCATGCGACGAAATTCTCCTCAGCATCGCAATCTCACGTAACACATCAGGGTACAAAGCCTATATCCGCAAGGTGGGTACCCGGAATGCCCAGGCCATCTCCAAGGTTGCCATCGCCGCGGTCGCCGATATGAGTAACGGACGTATCGAAGACATCCGCATAGGAAGCGCTAGCCTGCGGGAAACTCCGGCACGGCTCGTAGCTACCGAGCAATCCCTTCTGAATCGACCGATTACGCCCGAAACGATTGCCGAAGCTCGCGCAGCAGTTTTAACCGAAGTTGTCCCAATCGACGACATACGCAGCACAGCGAAATATCGCGCCGCTGTGGCCGCCAATCTTATCGAAGAATTTCTGCTCACCCTACGTCACAGTCAATGAGCAGTCCAGGGCCCGCTGCTCATGGGGTCAAGTCTTGAGTCTTCTTTAGGACGCCGTTCACAAAGGTTAGCAGTCGAATTCCCCAAACAATATCCGTGCTCGTTGTAAGTCTTCATGCGTATCGACGTCCAATTCCCCATCTGCTAACTCCTCAAATCCCGCATCGAGCAGCAAATTCCTCGCTCCAACATCTCCGTGCAACGTCATGAGCTTGCCAAAATATTCTGCGGGAAAATAAGCTGGAATGCCATTTCTGCCTGCGTATCGCGAGGCTTTTATCTCATCCTTTGCCGTAATGAAATGCAGATGCTGTGCCGTCACTGCGGGTTGATCACACGTCATCAGAACCACACCTTCGACATCCTCAGCCACCTTCTTCAGATTCTGAAGACCGAGGCGGATCGAAGACCCCATTCCCTCCTCCCAATCCTTGTTGATTACAAACTCTGCATCTCTGAGCAAGCAGCGATCGAGTACACGAGCGTGATTAGCCCCGAGGACGACAACCACTGGTGAGCAGCCAGCCTCTCGGGCAATCCTTACGGATCTATCCAACAGGGTTTCACCGCCCAAGAGTACCAATTGCTTCGGCTCACCGAGTCTGGTGGAAGCACCTGCCGCCAACACCACCGCTGCAACACTCCTCACGCAATATCCATTGCACACTGCACCTGCAGATACCGCGCCCCGCCGCCTTCTCTGATATGCCTATCAACGTCCTCCGCTAGCAAGCGACGCGAAGTACCGCGTTTCCCCATGCAACATGCCTGCATCTCGGCGATGACTGCCAATGCAATCGCCTCTGGCCCATCTCCGCCTAGGTCGAGACCTACCGGAGCGTAAATCTGCGCGCAGCACTCAGCGACCGTCCACTTAAGCATTTCGGCTACCTCACTCACCAGCAACGAACTACGGTGCCGGGAACCCAACAATCCTAGATATCTAGGCCTTATCGGTAACACTGCTGCCAGAAGATCACGATCCTGCTCATAACTATGCGTCATTAGGACGACTGCATCATTTGTTCGGATCCCGAGCGTTTCGTACAAACCCTTCGATACTGTCATGACGCGTTCCGCCTCTGGAAAACGCTCCGACCGTGTCAGCTGTACACGCCCGTCCGCCACCGACACACCCCACCCAAGCAGCGCCGCCATACTTACGAGCGGCTTCGCGTCATCGCCAGCACCCAACACGAACAGCCGTTGCGGTGCAACAATTCGCTCTCCAAAAATGCCAGACGGAACATTTTCGATACCGTCGCGCCCCAAAACTGCAGCCCGTGCAACGACTAATTCAGACTCGGTCAAACCATCACTCGCGAAGATGTAATCTCCACTCGCAGCAAGCACCGCCCGCTGCAACGCTCTTCGCTCCCGAGGCAACCAAGTCAGTACCGTTGCATCTTCACCCGCAACAGCCCCTTCCAGGGCTGCCATCAATGCCTGGCACTCTACAGTATTCGCAGGTTCAAGCAACAGATCAACTACTCCTCCACATCCCAGACCAAACGGTATGTCAGCGGTGTCATCGAACATTGTGGAATAGCGCTCCACGACGGCACCGTTACGCACCATCCACTCCGCCTTCCGAACAACCTCCGTCTCCAGACACCCTCCGCTAATGGTCCCTGCATACTCTCCTGATGCTCCTAAAAGCAGACGAGCTCCTGGTCGCCGGTAGCTTGAGCCCTCAGCCCGCACCAGCGTCACCAGCACCGATGCCCCACCTTGCTTCCACAACTGCACGATATGTCGAGTTTCTCTCATGAAGAGACCCTCCTCTTTAAAGCTTAGTCCATTCAGGGCTGAAAGGCTTGTTATTCACAGCGCGAACCGCCAGTTCAGGCTTGTCTCCGCTGCTCTAACATCTAGAGTCAGGCTCATTGTTTCGGTGTCTCCTTCCTTGGCCTCCTCCCTGCGGCAAAAAAATAGGTACTCCGGAGATTCGCCTCCTTGCCGTTATCCTATTCACCCTTGGTATTCTTGGGCTGACAGGCTGTGGAGCCCCGGCACCACATTCAAGACCTAGACGATCAACATAACCAGAACTCGCAATACCCAAAGCACTCCCCAATCCACCTCGGTCGTCCTGTCAGTCGGCAACGAGTAAATCTGATTACCGCCCGTCCTGCTGGTTACAGGCGAGGGGTGATCACTGAAACCAGGAAGCACCGCAGTTGGAGGATCCATACTTATGCATTTCCGCTTCGTGAGACCCCGTATGTCGAGTTGCAGTACCTCACACCCCGGAATCTTCTCCAATGCCAGATTTACGCTTCTCGTTGCACTAGCCGCTGTCTGCATGACGGCCTCGACGTCATCCACTTTGGCCCAGGCTGTTAAGACTGCCGGTACGCCACCGCCCGAACTCACACGCGTTGATCTTTATGCTGGCTATGGCTATATTCATCCAGTCAACAGCGACATCAATAACTACTTCTATCAGCCCATTAATCCAGGACTTGTCGCCAGTACGAACCTGTTTTTCAACCGGCATCTGGGAGTGCAGGTCGAAGGCAACTTTTCTCGTAACGGCCCCAATGACTCCATCTACACAGCAGAAGCCGGTCCCATCTTTCGTTACCAAAAAAATCGCTTCGTTCCATTTGCCCATGCTCTGGTCGGTACAGCCAGGCTACGCGGCCCTTCCCTTCAACATGGTGAATGGGGATGGGGCGTCACAAGCGGCGTCGGCATCGATTACATTCTTCCTTTCTTCAATAATCGCTTCGCTGTCCGCCCCCTCCAGGCCGACTTTCACTACACCCATGTAGACTTCGGCCCTGTAGGACCCGACCCGCTCGTGGGCGGACTTGGCCAGACCTTCTCCTACCGTCTCTCTGCTGGCGGGGTGCTCCGCCTCGGCCAACTTAATCCCCCTCCTCCCGTTCAACTCGGCTGCACTGCTCAGCCAGCCAACATCTTTCCCGGCGATCCCGTCACAGTTACGGCAACGGCCGCCAATCTCGATCTGAAAAAGAAGGCGACCTACACTTGGAGCGCAAGCGGGGGACAACTCGCCGGCACCAATGAGACCGCAACGGTAACCACAGCGGGTCTGCCACCCGGCGACTACACGGTGACCGGTCACGTCTCTCAAAGTATTCGCCCCGGCCAACAAGCTGACTGCACGACCGGTTTCCGCGTCCACGCCT is drawn from Edaphobacter lichenicola and contains these coding sequences:
- a CDS encoding nucleotidyltransferase family protein produces the protein MVLAAGASTRLGEPKQLVLLGGETLLDRSVRIAREAGCSPVVVVLGANHARVLDRCLLRDAEFVINKDWEEGMGSSIRLGLQNLKKVAEDVEGVVLMTCDQPAVTAQHLHFITAKDEIKASRYAGRNGIPAYFPAEYFGKLMTLHGDVGARNLLLDAGFEELADGELDVDTHEDLQRARILFGEFDC
- a CDS encoding xanthine dehydrogenase family protein molybdopterin-binding subunit, coding for MTSRPQIVGSSPIRKEGRDKVLGRALYVDDITLPNMWFGATVRSSIPRGRITSIAFDPAIPWHEYTIVSAADIPGENTIVHLTKDHPCLAISHVNHVEEPILLLAHPNRAVLPAAVAGVHITYEELPAIYTIEDSEKKEPIIWGEGEHANTFKTYLMQKDQKPIPDEVWETADFIVEGEYRTGAQEQLYIENNGVIAEYSAETGVTVQGSMQCPYYLVHALELVFNFPAEKCRVIQTETGGAFGGKEDFPSVIGSHAALLAMKSGHPVKLCYDRAEDMAATTKRHPSRTRHRTAVSKDGKLLAGEIDFAIDGGAYATLSPVVLSRGTIHAPGPYHWPHLTVRAKAMATNIPPHGAFRGFGAPQSIFALERHMDKIANVVGLTPEELRRRNFLGTGDHTATGQLLKDPVDMQHLLTRALEESNYHAKRKQFDRENPTSTIKRGIGFATFFHGAGFTGSGERRLNSLVEIEITPEGLPRLLVSSTEFGQGTNTILCQVAAQTLRLPYDQILIAQPDTSHVPNSGPTVASRTAMVVGKLVERAAQSLCATLVSSGHLNHDYTPRDFRRAALYYLAEHGALKSEARYQSPGDIFWDDDNYRGEAYPAYAWAVYVAEVAVDTTTYAASVTHFYALQEVGKVLHPILAAGQIEGGVAQGIGYALYEKCLWRNGHLANNQMTNYIMPTSADVPPIHVTFEEIPSPHGAFGAKGIGELPMDGPAPAILNAIEHATNIAFTEIPLLPEDIFERMTKKSGAGTESLDATAAGPIFSEVTA
- a CDS encoding carboxymuconolactone decarboxylase family protein is translated as MAKLKKLGALGDGASDAMKAFWAFDKAAMADGAVPKKYKELIAVAVALTTQCPYCLELHRAAAETAGATQEELAETALIAAALRAGAAITHATHVVGGGKSS
- a CDS encoding XdhC family protein encodes the protein MRETRHIVQLWKQGGASVLVTLVRAEGSSYRRPGARLLLGASGEYAGTISGGCLETEVVRKAEWMVRNGAVVERYSTMFDDTADIPFGLGCGGVVDLLLEPANTVECQALMAALEGAVAGEDATVLTWLPRERRALQRAVLAASGDYIFASDGLTESELVVARAAVLGRDGIENVPSGIFGERIVAPQRLFVLGAGDDAKPLVSMAALLGWGVSVADGRVQLTRSERFPEAERVMTVSKGLYETLGIRTNDAVVLMTHSYEQDRDLLAAVLPIRPRYLGLLGSRHRSSLLVSEVAEMLKWTVAECCAQIYAPVGLDLGGDGPEAIALAVIAEMQACCMGKRGTSRRLLAEDVDRHIREGGGARYLQVQCAMDIA
- a CDS encoding FAD binding domain-containing protein; this encodes MRSNVTQYDLIAPKSLDAVLQILADSPDRYTPIAGGTELMVALGAGRLQPKKLISLWNLKELRFIEETPDAIIIGAGTTFSDIRKHPVITRELSLLSQAASWTGSIANQNRGTLGGNIVNASPAADSPPALLAYDAVLTLVSAGGTRTMPYRDFHLSYKKTALACDEILLSIAISRNTSGYKAYIRKVGTRNAQAISKVAIAAVADMSNGRIEDIRIGSASLRETPARLVATEQSLLNRPITPETIAEARAAVLTEVVPIDDIRSTAKYRAAVAANLIEEFLLTLRHSQ
- a CDS encoding (2Fe-2S)-binding protein; translation: MTTIQLTINGHERTIEAPPMKRLLDVLREDLYLTGAKEGCGEGECGSCSVLMDGDLVNSCLVPILQAEGAQITTIEGIAIDEKLRSIQQCFLEEGGAQCGICTPGMILATHHMLEKYSQPNLLQIQEGLSGNLCRCTGYSRIFNAVRAAALVGAAE